The following are encoded in a window of Methanobrevibacter ruminantium M1 genomic DNA:
- a CDS encoding Ig-like domain-containing protein, whose protein sequence is MKLKSKYFVFLLIICILFSISTVSANDNDMSINQNLQNDANQDINQDLQLNEAYQSDTNLNQNLQANNQENDLLKASEDKTYNDLYNDIKNCEDTFNIENDYKYTESDNHTFISINKTNLVINGNNHVIDGSNKAGGFEFLKESLNIIINDLTFINCNDYTIVNEDGGNISLNNVNFTNNHNKLGILYSEGMISVFNGALTINNCNFDSNNNTNLIYTNFAELRITNSNFSNGKGIGSPIYANRFELYIDNCSFENFTAPYGGAINFKGNTFVIKNSKFKNLNAEITAGAIFAKYFPKTNKDGPYIPGEDMLFENCEFSNVSSTHNGGAIYLNLDSSSEGFAKTIHINNCNITDASSDFGGAIASQGEILDFSNLNIINCHAKIGGAIYSSWADLSLKDCNIINNSADKDAGAIYFDYSKLIIDNSNFTDNKVNNISSGKESIIYANDVDAEIRNSIFDNGGVAVYANFASNSKFENNTSTDLFLWNNTNYIVSVENKGIKLNLTNNTINVDKLPSKFDGRDWGWASPLKFQGDNVACWAFATAGALECALLKQTGVLYNISENNIQNLQLKYFSEGDRRNSAIGYAYSGLGHSLSWYGAITSEDDPYDERGMYSDVAETDKRIHVQDAMIIFGGRNDTRNLMKEAIMKYGAVSIQYMYAPYDYTANYTEVDLQPGHFVTLIGWDDNCPPEKVNTKMAIDETNIPPGPGAWLMKDSEDSKLGEDGYVYLSYYDLSILSKDFYPVIPQAAGVAYIFENTNDYHVNYQTDITGLAGFDENYSYYSNEFVSKYDEWIGAVGTYFNESGIDYSFDIYVNGEKAHSQNGTSEFAGFRTIVLDKYVPIKANDTFKVIFKSNALPFQAYSRQHYIPNMSMISADGSNWIDYADKNRTVCLKVYTIESDKENISSRASTIIDCKNMTTTAVASADGRVGEYFVVTLKDQNGTALTNKPIKIGFNGRVYDRVTDENGSAKLQINLAYKGTYTFAIGFLGDEDYLGAFEVAKITVNLHSPKLSAPNKSYKASAKTKELTATFKTSNGNPISGKKISFTVNGKTYTASTNSKGLAKVNVSLSKKGTYSFTAKYAGDETYKATSVKSKLTLK, encoded by the coding sequence ATGAAGTTAAAATCAAAGTATTTTGTATTTTTACTCATAATATGTATCCTATTCAGTATTTCAACAGTTTCAGCGAATGATAATGATATGAGTATAAATCAAAATCTGCAAAATGATGCAAATCAAGATATAAATCAAGATTTGCAATTAAATGAAGCATATCAATCAGATACAAATCTAAACCAAAATTTGCAGGCAAATAATCAAGAAAATGATTTGCTAAAAGCATCTGAAGATAAGACCTATAATGATCTCTATAATGACATAAAAAACTGCGAAGATACGTTCAATATAGAAAACGACTATAAATACACTGAAAGCGATAACCACACCTTTATAAGCATAAATAAAACCAATCTAGTGATAAACGGAAATAACCATGTCATTGATGGATCCAATAAAGCTGGAGGATTTGAATTTTTAAAGGAATCACTAAATATAATCATCAATGACTTAACTTTCATTAACTGCAACGATTACACCATAGTTAATGAAGACGGAGGAAATATCAGTTTAAATAATGTCAATTTCACTAACAATCACAATAAATTGGGCATTTTGTATTCAGAGGGAATGATATCAGTTTTCAATGGAGCATTAACTATAAATAACTGTAATTTCGATTCAAACAATAATACTAACCTCATATACACAAATTTTGCAGAGCTAAGAATTACAAATTCAAATTTCTCCAACGGAAAAGGGATTGGAAGCCCTATTTATGCCAATAGGTTCGAATTGTATATAGATAACTGCAGCTTTGAAAATTTCACTGCCCCCTATGGAGGAGCAATAAATTTCAAAGGAAACACCTTTGTCATTAAAAATTCAAAATTCAAGAACTTGAATGCCGAAATAACTGCAGGAGCAATTTTTGCAAAGTATTTCCCAAAAACAAATAAAGATGGCCCCTATATTCCGGGTGAAGACATGCTTTTTGAGAATTGTGAATTTTCCAATGTCTCATCAACTCATAACGGAGGTGCAATCTACTTGAATCTGGATTCAAGTTCTGAGGGCTTTGCAAAAACTATCCATATTAACAATTGCAACATAACAGATGCCTCATCCGACTTTGGAGGAGCAATTGCAAGCCAAGGAGAAATCCTAGACTTCTCCAATCTAAATATCATAAATTGCCATGCCAAGATAGGAGGTGCAATCTACAGTTCCTGGGCAGATTTAAGTCTTAAAGATTGCAATATCATAAACAATAGCGCCGATAAGGACGCAGGAGCAATCTACTTTGATTATAGCAAATTAATAATTGATAATTCCAATTTTACAGATAATAAGGTGAATAATATCTCTTCAGGCAAAGAAAGCATCATATACGCCAATGACGTAGATGCAGAGATAAGAAATTCCATATTTGATAACGGAGGAGTTGCAGTCTATGCAAACTTCGCAAGCAATTCCAAATTTGAAAATAACACTTCTACAGATTTATTCCTATGGAATAATACCAATTATATTGTTTCTGTTGAAAATAAGGGAATAAAACTTAATCTGACAAACAATACAATCAATGTAGATAAATTGCCTTCAAAATTTGACGGCCGTGATTGGGGTTGGGCTAGCCCTCTTAAATTCCAAGGAGACAATGTGGCCTGCTGGGCATTTGCAACTGCCGGAGCATTGGAATGCGCTCTTTTAAAGCAGACTGGAGTCTTATATAATATTTCTGAAAACAATATTCAAAATCTCCAATTAAAATATTTCTCCGAAGGGGATAGAAGAAACAGTGCCATAGGTTATGCTTACAGTGGTTTAGGCCATTCATTAAGCTGGTATGGAGCCATCACATCAGAAGATGACCCATATGATGAAAGAGGAATGTACTCTGACGTTGCAGAAACCGATAAGAGAATCCATGTTCAGGATGCAATGATAATCTTCGGCGGAAGAAACGATACAAGGAATCTGATGAAGGAAGCAATAATGAAATATGGTGCAGTATCCATCCAATATATGTATGCTCCTTATGATTACACTGCCAATTACACTGAAGTGGACCTGCAGCCAGGACATTTCGTTACCTTAATCGGATGGGATGACAATTGCCCTCCTGAAAAAGTAAATACCAAAATGGCCATAGACGAGACCAATATTCCTCCAGGACCTGGAGCTTGGCTAATGAAAGATTCAGAAGATTCTAAATTAGGAGAAGATGGCTATGTTTACCTATCCTATTATGACCTTTCAATATTATCCAAGGATTTCTACCCAGTCATTCCTCAAGCTGCAGGTGTAGCCTATATCTTTGAAAACACTAACGACTATCATGTCAACTATCAAACAGACATCACAGGCCTTGCAGGATTTGATGAAAACTACAGCTATTACTCCAATGAGTTCGTATCAAAGTACGACGAGTGGATTGGAGCTGTTGGAACCTATTTCAACGAATCAGGAATCGACTATTCCTTTGACATATATGTAAATGGAGAAAAGGCACACTCCCAAAACGGAACAAGTGAGTTTGCAGGATTCAGAACAATCGTTTTGGACAAATATGTTCCAATCAAGGCAAATGACACATTTAAAGTAATATTCAAAAGCAATGCACTTCCTTTCCAAGCATATTCAAGGCAACACTATATCCCTAATATGTCTATGATAAGTGCAGATGGCAGCAATTGGATCGATTATGCCGATAAGAATAGAACAGTCTGTCTTAAGGTATATACAATAGAAAGCGATAAGGAAAACATATCCAGCAGAGCATCTACAATAATAGACTGCAAGAACATGACAACAACTGCCGTAGCAAGTGCAGACGGAAGAGTTGGAGAATACTTTGTTGTCACCTTAAAAGACCAAAATGGAACAGCCCTAACAAACAAGCCAATAAAAATAGGTTTCAATGGAAGAGTCTATGACAGAGTCACAGATGAAAACGGAAGCGCAAAGCTGCAGATAAACCTCGCATATAAGGGAACCTACACATTCGCCATAGGATTCCTTGGAGATGAGGACTATCTCGGAGCATTTGAAGTGGCAAAAATCACTGTAAATCTTCATAGCCCTAAGCTAAGTGCCCCTAATAAGTCTTATAAGGCAAGCGCAAAGACAAAAGAATTGACTGCCACCTTTAAGACATCTAATGGAAACCCAATAAGCGGCAAGAAGATAAGCTTCACAGTTAACGGTAAGACTTATACAGCAAGCACAAATTCAAAAGGGCTTGCTAAAGTCAATGTTTCATTATCCAAAAAAGGAACTTATAGCTTTACTGCAAAGTATGCCGGAGATGAAACATATAAGGCAACAAGCGTAAAATCCAAACTTACACTTAAATAA
- a CDS encoding heparan-alpha-glucosaminide N-acetyltransferase domain-containing protein, with translation MNISSLFSDEKVNTGRQVELDIAKAFAIIFMIFLHTVMIVEAYNVGLSPTYTYIIGNVLGRPYAAVVFMFCMGVGVVYSRHSQWNLMIKRGIILYLLGLLVNVFEFFLPHYLAGYLGVNAEAFPLFGGLIIFCVDILAFAGLAFILMGILRKFEVSNKAMIIIAVIMSLIGSFTIGIDFGIPAVCSFFGHFIGAKNGHTAFPLFNWFIFPVAGYVWGQYFIRAKDKREFFKYWPILLIVAFAYFFISSRYWGGVFSEDVHLYYFLNTLDAVFCIINAHAFIGLCYWISDYLPDSITKFFSTLSRNINEIYIAQWFYIPVTIILITYFSKGLVFDDLVTTIVSICMLIISTVTALAYRKLRTKG, from the coding sequence ATGAATATTTCAAGTTTATTTTCAGATGAAAAAGTTAATACAGGAAGACAAGTCGAACTGGATATCGCTAAGGCATTTGCAATCATATTTATGATTTTTTTACATACTGTCATGATAGTTGAAGCATATAATGTCGGCTTAAGCCCAACTTATACTTATATAATCGGCAATGTCTTAGGAAGGCCTTATGCTGCAGTCGTCTTCATGTTCTGCATGGGAGTCGGTGTGGTATATTCAAGGCACAGCCAATGGAACTTGATGATTAAAAGAGGAATTATCCTATATCTCTTAGGCCTTTTGGTAAATGTCTTTGAGTTCTTCTTACCTCATTATCTTGCCGGATACCTTGGCGTTAATGCTGAGGCTTTCCCTCTATTTGGAGGACTAATAATCTTTTGTGTTGACATCTTGGCATTTGCAGGTTTGGCATTTATCCTTATGGGAATCCTAAGGAAATTCGAAGTTTCAAATAAAGCTATGATTATAATTGCAGTTATAATGTCTCTAATCGGCAGTTTCACAATAGGAATTGACTTTGGAATCCCTGCAGTATGCTCATTCTTCGGTCACTTCATTGGAGCTAAAAACGGACATACCGCATTTCCTTTATTCAATTGGTTTATCTTCCCAGTTGCGGGATACGTCTGGGGACAGTATTTCATCAGAGCCAAGGACAAAAGGGAATTCTTTAAATACTGGCCGATCCTATTGATTGTGGCTTTTGCTTACTTCTTCATATCCTCACGCTATTGGGGAGGAGTCTTTTCAGAGGATGTTCACTTATATTACTTTTTAAACACATTGGATGCAGTATTCTGCATAATAAATGCCCACGCATTCATCGGATTATGCTATTGGATTTCAGATTATCTGCCAGATTCAATTACCAAGTTCTTTTCAACACTAAGCCGCAATATTAATGAAATTTATATTGCACAATGGTTCTATATACCTGTAACAATAATCTTAATCACTTATTTCTCCAAAGGATTAGTATTTGATGATTTGGTAACTACAATAGTTTCAATATGTATGCTGATTATATCTACAGTCACTGCACTAGCTTATAGGAAGTTAAGGACTAAAGGATAA
- a CDS encoding phage holin family protein, whose amino-acid sequence MYLISFFGLGVKLTNFNDVALFIIFVSLINAILWPILTRILMPFLVLSFGIGTLILNGLLLNFCGPLFGINVEGPAIILAPLAMSFVTTALSTILTIEDEGSYYRSVYRDAEKKRKGEVKDYPGLIIVEIDGLAYDVLKEAVDKGYMPTLKSMIDNTHTLRMWETDLSSQTGASQAGILHGNNEDITAFRWIEKKNNNQMMQCSGVTQVTTLEERISDGNGLLVDNGASRSNLFSGDTDNVIFTFSKILNIRKLYNKAWFSVFSNPSNFARIVCLFIYDMTLEIISQIKHSVKNIRPRIKRGIAYIPTRAATNVFMREINTSTLIGDMMVGDIDVAYSTYLGYDEIAHHSGVRDEDSWYALKGMNKQIERLINTNKYTPRKYEFVIQSDHGQTNGATFKQRYGQSFEDYVKSLLPKEMKMFAKMSSNEDHYAESFLPFSRKNDDLIDEKDLEELGDSEVIVLASGNLAMIYLTQWDYRLSIEEINKFFPELIPGIVENEYVGFIVIRSDEGDLAMGKKGIYNLDTGDIIGGNPLEGFGKNIARHLKRNSSFKYTPDILVNSFYDCENDEVCAFEELVGSHGGVGGSQSKPFILYPSGWNVSDEEIVGAESIYKILKENLKKLKEYSNDNTALEKEYSNDETALEKECSNDETALEKEYSTALEE is encoded by the coding sequence ATGTATTTAATTAGCTTTTTTGGATTAGGAGTTAAATTAACCAATTTCAATGATGTTGCACTATTCATCATATTTGTAAGTCTAATCAATGCAATCTTATGGCCTATACTCACCAGAATCCTAATGCCATTTCTCGTTTTATCATTTGGAATAGGGACACTTATTCTAAATGGCCTATTATTAAACTTCTGCGGACCCCTTTTCGGCATAAATGTGGAAGGCCCTGCAATAATTTTAGCTCCACTAGCAATGTCCTTTGTTACAACAGCCCTATCTACAATATTAACCATTGAAGATGAAGGATCCTATTACAGGTCAGTCTATAGGGATGCTGAAAAGAAAAGAAAAGGGGAAGTGAAAGATTATCCGGGACTCATAATCGTTGAGATTGACGGTCTTGCATATGACGTCTTAAAGGAAGCGGTTGATAAGGGATATATGCCTACCCTCAAATCAATGATTGATAATACACATACCCTAAGAATGTGGGAGACAGACCTATCCTCACAAACAGGGGCAAGCCAGGCAGGGATACTGCATGGAAATAATGAAGACATCACCGCATTCAGATGGATTGAAAAGAAAAACAACAATCAGATGATGCAATGCTCTGGAGTGACTCAAGTAACAACATTGGAAGAGAGAATTTCAGATGGAAATGGGCTTCTTGTAGATAATGGAGCCAGCAGATCCAATCTCTTCTCCGGTGATACAGACAATGTAATATTTACATTCAGCAAAATCCTAAACATCCGAAAACTATACAACAAGGCATGGTTTTCAGTATTCTCAAATCCTAGCAACTTTGCCCGTATAGTATGCCTGTTTATTTACGACATGACCTTGGAAATCATATCCCAAATAAAGCACAGCGTAAAGAACATCAGGCCTAGAATCAAACGTGGCATAGCCTATATTCCAACAAGAGCTGCAACCAATGTTTTCATGAGGGAAATCAACACCTCAACATTGATTGGAGACATGATGGTCGGCGACATTGACGTTGCATATTCAACCTATTTAGGATATGATGAGATAGCTCACCATTCTGGCGTTCGCGATGAGGACTCTTGGTATGCCCTTAAAGGAATGAACAAGCAGATAGAGCGTTTAATAAATACAAATAAGTACACTCCTAGAAAATATGAGTTTGTCATTCAGTCAGACCACGGCCAAACAAACGGTGCAACATTCAAGCAGAGATACGGCCAATCCTTTGAGGATTATGTAAAGTCCCTGCTTCCAAAAGAGATGAAGATGTTTGCAAAAATGTCATCAAATGAAGACCATTATGCCGAATCATTCCTTCCTTTTTCAAGAAAGAACGATGATCTGATAGATGAAAAGGATCTAGAAGAGTTAGGAGACTCTGAAGTTATTGTCCTTGCCTCAGGAAATCTTGCAATGATCTATCTAACCCAATGGGACTATAGATTAAGCATAGAAGAGATAAATAAATTCTTCCCAGAACTGATTCCTGGAATCGTTGAAAATGAATATGTAGGATTTATTGTCATCAGATCAGATGAAGGAGACCTTGCAATGGGTAAAAAGGGCATTTACAATTTAGACACTGGAGATATTATAGGAGGAAATCCTCTTGAAGGATTTGGCAAAAACATTGCAAGACACCTTAAAAGAAACAGCTCATTCAAATACACACCGGATATATTGGTAAACAGCTTCTATGACTGTGAAAATGATGAGGTCTGTGCATTTGAAGAGTTGGTTGGAAGCCATGGAGGAGTTGGAGGAAGCCAATCAAAACCATTCATCTTATATCCGTCAGGATGGAATGTCAGTGATGAAGAGATTGTTGGTGCTGAAAGTATTTATAAAATCTTAAAAGAGAATTTAAAGAAACTAAAAGAGTACAGTAATGATAATACTGCCCTAGAAAAAGAGTACAGTAATGATGAAACTGCCCTAGAAAAAGAGTGCAGTAATGATGAAACTGCTCTAGAAAAAGAGTACAGTACTGCTCTAGAAGAATAA
- a CDS encoding DUF4013 domain-containing protein: protein MDISEIIGDAIAYPIHNIKALVIYMIIGIITGILGGASFMGLLMSLTGKNALAAGGFGILGVLVLLIGALLITGYGLDIVKFGIERRDDGPGIDLVRQVLNAVKLLIVSIVYYIVPAIIAWVLFTLLGRGILTVLIVMIISIIFAFAEFMAICRLAKYDSLGEALAIGEAIGDISKVGVIKLLATIIIVVVIAMIVCFILLYVYKLNSLIGGILLGIFAVYLTFFANRAAGLLYSDA, encoded by the coding sequence ATGGATATAAGTGAAATAATTGGAGATGCAATTGCATATCCTATACATAATATTAAAGCTTTAGTAATTTATATGATTATTGGAATCATTACTGGAATCTTAGGTGGCGCAAGTTTCATGGGCTTACTTATGAGCCTAACAGGCAAAAACGCTCTTGCTGCTGGAGGATTTGGTATCCTTGGAGTATTAGTTCTCCTCATTGGAGCATTATTAATTACAGGATATGGTTTGGATATTGTAAAATTTGGTATTGAAAGAAGAGATGACGGTCCTGGAATTGACTTAGTAAGACAAGTTTTAAATGCAGTTAAATTACTTATTGTCAGCATTGTTTACTACATTGTCCCTGCAATTATTGCTTGGGTATTGTTTACTCTCTTAGGTAGGGGTATATTAACTGTACTTATTGTTATGATAATTTCTATTATCTTCGCATTTGCTGAATTTATGGCAATATGCAGATTAGCTAAATATGATAGTTTAGGAGAAGCTTTAGCAATCGGTGAAGCTATTGGTGACATATCAAAAGTAGGTGTAATAAAACTTCTCGCAACTATTATTATAGTAGTTGTCATTGCAATGATCGTATGCTTTATCTTATTATACGTTTATAAATTAAATAGCCTCATTGGAGGAATTTTATTGGGTATATTTGCTGTATACCTAACATTCTTCGCCAATAGGGCAGCTGGTTTATTATACTCTGATGCATAA
- a CDS encoding TatD family hydrolase translates to MIIDTHCHIYNSEMENAKEIIKEAQKNDICLILNGTDPKSNKEILELSSKYDNVYGALGYFYTLADEISDEEIDLLDSQLNNDKIIAVGEIGLDYYHTKENKDSQKELFEKMLDLAEKHKLPVIVHSRKASQDTYDILKNHNAVGSLHSYQGSAEMAREFVKLGFYIGIGGTITYKNSKKIRKAVNQVGISHILIETDSPYLPPEDKRGENNTPLNLKYIIEELAEELDIKEEKIIEITTENAKKLFKV, encoded by the coding sequence ATGATTATAGATACACACTGCCATATCTACAATAGCGAAATGGAAAATGCAAAGGAAATAATCAAAGAAGCTCAAAAAAACGACATCTGCCTCATATTAAACGGCACTGATCCCAAAAGCAATAAGGAGATTTTAGAACTTTCAAGCAAATATGATAATGTCTATGGAGCTTTAGGATATTTCTATACTCTTGCAGATGAAATAAGTGATGAAGAGATTGATCTATTGGACAGTCAACTCAATAATGACAAAATAATAGCTGTTGGAGAAATAGGACTTGACTATTACCATACAAAAGAAAATAAGGACAGTCAGAAGGAACTCTTTGAAAAGATGTTAGATCTTGCTGAAAAGCATAAACTACCAGTCATAGTCCATTCTAGAAAGGCATCACAAGACACCTATGACATACTAAAGAATCACAATGCAGTTGGATCCCTTCATTCTTACCAAGGTTCAGCAGAAATGGCAAGGGAATTTGTTAAATTAGGCTTTTATATAGGAATAGGAGGGACAATCACCTACAAAAACAGCAAGAAAATAAGAAAAGCAGTAAATCAAGTAGGAATTAGCCATATACTTATAGAAACAGATTCACCATATCTTCCACCAGAAGATAAAAGGGGAGAGAATAATACACCACTGAACTTAAAATACATTATAGAAGAATTAGCAGAAGAATTAGATATTAAAGAAGAGAAAATCATTGAAATAACAACAGAGAATGCAAAGAAACTGTTTAAAGTATAG
- a CDS encoding tRNA threonylcarbamoyladenosine dehydratase, which translates to MDEKFSRTEMLVGNEGMEKLRNAKVVIFGLGGVGSFVCEGLARSGVGNFVLVDYDKVDETNINRQVIATTKTIGQCKVDIMKERILDINPDANVEIYKEFYLEDCEIDIITSDLSYAVDCVDTIMAKIAIICKSKELGVPVISSMGTGNKLDPTMFEVADIYETSVCPLARIMKKDLRKRNIKDCKVVYSQELPKNTNDCDINKNKGKVKVKGSISFVPSVAGLIIAGEVIKDIVNAK; encoded by the coding sequence ATGGATGAAAAGTTTTCAAGAACAGAAATGTTAGTTGGAAATGAAGGAATGGAAAAATTAAGAAATGCAAAGGTTGTTATTTTTGGTCTTGGTGGTGTAGGTTCCTTTGTTTGCGAAGGACTTGCAAGAAGCGGTGTAGGTAACTTTGTCTTGGTGGATTATGACAAGGTGGATGAAACAAATATAAACAGACAAGTAATTGCCACAACAAAGACAATCGGCCAATGTAAGGTTGATATCATGAAGGAGAGGATTCTAGATATCAATCCAGATGCAAATGTTGAGATTTATAAGGAATTCTATTTGGAAGATTGTGAAATAGACATTATTACTAGTGATTTATCCTATGCCGTTGACTGCGTTGACACAATCATGGCAAAGATTGCAATTATCTGCAAGTCTAAAGAGCTTGGCGTTCCAGTTATATCATCAATGGGAACTGGAAACAAGTTGGATCCTACTATGTTTGAGGTTGCTGACATTTATGAGACTTCAGTATGTCCTCTTGCCAGAATTATGAAAAAAGACCTTAGAAAAAGAAATATAAAAGATTGTAAGGTGGTTTATTCTCAGGAGCTTCCAAAAAACACTAATGATTGTGATATAAATAAAAATAAGGGTAAGGTAAAGGTAAAAGGAAGCATCTCTTTTGTCCCATCTGTTGCAGGTTTAATAATTGCTGGTGAAGTAATAAAAGATATTGTCAATGCTAAATAA
- a CDS encoding pyridoxamine 5'-phosphate oxidase family protein, with amino-acid sequence MRRAKQELSKEECIDILINEPRGVLAVLGDDEYPYAVPLSHVYVDGKIYFHGTIKDSHKRDAIKKHDKVSFCVMDKGTKSDSWWYTFKSVIVFGRMKTINDKQTKIEKLTYLGNKFFPSEEETKDEIDRLLDVTELYEISIEHMSGKVVKEK; translated from the coding sequence ATGAGAAGAGCAAAACAAGAATTATCCAAAGAGGAATGTATCGATATCCTAATTAACGAACCTCGTGGAGTCTTAGCAGTTTTAGGAGATGATGAATATCCTTATGCAGTTCCATTAAGTCATGTCTATGTAGATGGAAAGATATACTTCCATGGAACAATAAAAGACAGCCACAAAAGAGATGCAATCAAAAAACACGATAAAGTATCCTTTTGTGTAATGGATAAAGGAACAAAGTCAGATAGTTGGTGGTACACATTCAAAAGTGTTATTGTCTTTGGAAGAATGAAAACAATCAATGACAAGCAAACAAAAATAGAAAAGCTCACCTATTTAGGAAATAAGTTCTTCCCAAGCGAAGAGGAAACAAAAGATGAAATTGATAGGCTTTTGGATGTAACAGAACTGTATGAAATCAGCATAGAGCATATGAGTGGGAAAGTAGTTAAGGAAAAATAA